GTTTTTAGTGCTGGACTTGCTTTAGCTTAGCACTGTTTAGTGCTGCACTTGCTTTAGCTTAGGGCTGTTGTTGAGGAAAGTGTATTTTAAGTCTTCTGTCCTTAAATTTGGCATAAAAAACTGAGATTACTCTTCTCATGCTCTCATTAACTTTTTTCCCAAATGTTTGACTTTGTGTGGGAAGTTTGAGATCTACCCACATTACTTCTGGGGGCATTTGGAGCATAATTCCTGCAGCAAGTTGGCCACCTGCTGAAGGCTTCTTACCTCTTGTAGGTTTGGAGCCTGTCATTGGTGTTCCCTCCAGATGAATCTAAGCTGTGAGATGCAGTCTTGTGTTTTGGTGATGTCAAACTAGAACTAAATTTGAAATAGTCTTCTGGAAGGCATAGTGTGGACATGTTGGTACATCTCCAGTCTTGCTCTGGAGATCTGCTCTTGGTCTGTATTACTGCTTGCTGGTTTAAATACAGTTTCAGAAACCAAGATCTCTTTGTGAAAAGATGCATTTAAGAGCCTGTCAGGTGCTGTAGGAAAAGCTACATATAATGGTTTGGAGTTAGGTTTTAGGAAATATTAGATAATCCAGTCAGTCTGCAGATGAAAGAATTAACAAGCAAAGAAAATCTCAGTTGTTTGAGAACTGCTGTTCTGAAACAACTGAGCCTGATTCCTTTTTGGGCAGAGAATCCACACAGAGCAGACATGTTATGACTCCTACTTGCAAGTTTCTCTATCAACCTTAGGAAAAAAAGTTTTAGCAACCAGGCTTCAGATATTCTCGTGGTCCTAGGGTTACTTATTTACTCTTTGCATTTGCTCAGTTCAGGACAGAGTATGTTTTTGGGTTTGATGTGACAGAAGATTTCCTTTAAGGGAATTTAGTTCTGCTCTCCTGTTACCATACAGAGTTGATTGCTGACACTTTTGGTTTTCTAGGCAGCTGGTACTTGGTCCAGCTTCCAGCTACTTCATGGTGAAAAGGCATTTCTCTGTGTCATGGCAGCCTGCTGGGAGGTGATTCCTTCATGCTGTTGGATCCAGACTTTTGGCAATAAATAGTATTTCAGTACTGGTAACTTGGCATGTTCCTTTCTTGCAGCAGTAACCCAGGAATTGCCAGCATAACATGTTTTTGCTTTAATCTCCAGCATAAAATGAAGATTTAAAGTCCCCTGTTGGTCTTGGCCTGTAAATTTAAAACATTCCCCTTTGTACAGAGTCTTTTATAAAGTCTGCTGCTGCTGAGTGTAATTCTTTGTCCTTTTTTCCTCAGATAGCAAGTTAGACAATGAGGTCAATATAAGCAGCCTCTGGTCTCAGACCAGGGTAAAGCCTGTAATCATAGCAGATAAAGCAAATGTTTCTTGTGTGAGACCAAAAATATCAGTGCAATAAAACATGTCATTTGTTCAatctttggcttttgccttgcagGTAATCTTCTGAACAAGGATTTAAATTAATAGTAAAGACCATATTAGTGATTTTTAAAGTGAAGTGTTTTGGAGAATTCTTGCCTTAGGGGTGTGATTACAACTGGCTTTCTTAAACTGAGCCCTTCCCTGGTATCCGTGTTTGGGCCTGTTTGCCCAAGGCAATACTCATGCTGCAGGGCAGAACAATATCAAATAGAACTGAGGAAACATCCCATAGGTGAGTTCAGCTTTTTCAATTGACTGCCTGATCAAATCCCTCATTGATGGAGCTTTTTAAGCTGTCATGCTGACATAAGGTCACATGCTTCTTGTTACCTTGCAGGAAATTATTAGAGTCACCACGTCATCTGGATGACAGTATCCTGCCCAGAGTTCCCAGAAGGAACTATATCCTATTCTTCCTGGAAATCTATTAATTCTTAACAGGAGGTGACTTATAAATCTGGCCTGCCAGTGGGGCATTTTGCTACCCCAGTTTTTTCCTTAGCAACTCTTAATTGGCTGTAAATGAGTCCTTAACATTTTTCAGGACTTCTTAGCAGTGATGCTGGGAAGTGAGATTTTGTGCACAGCAGGCCTGCATTGTAGTTCCTTTTGGTATTGTCAGACTAGTGTGCAGTCTCTGTGCAAATGCTGCTTTAGTCTGCCTGGATCCAGGAAGTGAGGTAGAAAAAGGTGAGAGAACTGTGAGTAGGAAGACATTTAGTCTTGCAACTAAAGAAGTCCGTGTTGGCTTCAGAAAGAGGTGCTGAGTAATTAACTGCCTCCCTGAAGATGAAGTGTTAATGAAGCCTAGAGAAACAGATGGTCATGAGTACCTGGGATATCGCTTCTAGGACAAGGCAGATGTAACAAGTTGCCTCTGTAAATGTGAGGAAAAGTGGAGAAGTGTCTGGACAAGGGATGTGAAGCTGTTAGGACCTGAAATTTGTGCTAGGGGCTACCTTTGACTGCTGGCTTTCAGTGTGCTGCTGGACTGCTGCTAGGTATTGTGGCAGACCTTGGACAAATGAGCATTAATGTGAGAgggtgtgatttttcttttttttttcctctaaaataaAAGGAACTGATTGGGAATCAAGTCAACAGATTTGTCAGTGTTATTCTGCATTGTCTAAGTGCGTGAGCTAGAAAATAAAACTGAGTAGTTTGGACAATAACTGGTATTAAATGGAATaagtaaataatgaaaaaaggTTGGTTTTAATTATCATTGCCAAAGAAATTCTTCTAGAGTTTACAAAACATGCTGCAGCATAGGCCATTAATGCATGACAAAGATTGACGTTGAACTTGCCACATTCTGTGTTGGCACCCACTTGAGTAGGGTTACTATTAATGATAGGTTTCAGAGTAATAATCCTGTGCTTTATGAGGAAAGAGCCAAGTGCTGGTTTCGACTTACCCATATTTCTTAGTGCCTGTCACCAGCAAGTGATCCTGTGGCCATCTTGGGACTGGGGTGGGCAGCAGTAGAACAATCTTTAGAGCATGGTAAGAATGAGGCAAGCTCCTGTGAGTGTAATGTGAATGACCTTTAAGTCTTGGTATTGCAAGACCTGTGCTAAAGTAACATTTTAGCAATGCAAATAGTTTTGAAGACTCTTGGATTCCAAGGATGGAATCTGTTGGCTTGAGCCCATAGAGCTTTGAGGGTGGAGATGTAGCTCACATGCTGTTCTCTCTTTGCTGAGAGTCGTGTGCAATGCTGAGCAAACACATCTACTGTATCACTGTTATCAACCAGGCACTTCTAGAATAACTTGGCTTCATTTTCCTGAAATCTTTACTAATGGATTAATACATGGAGTCAAAAGGTAGCATAAAAAGGCCTGGAGCATAGATCTTGAGTGACAGACCATCTCTGCTGAATCACTGGTGTTTGCTGACCTCTAACTGGTGCCTTGGTGTCGTTGCAGGTTCAGGTGCAGGTCCAGCAGTCACCGCAGCAGGTCTCCGCCCAGCAGCTCTCTCCACAGCTCTCTGTCCATCAGGCTTCAGAGCAGCCAATACAGGTGCAGGTGCAGAtccagggccaggcacagcagcaggcaTCCCAGACAATACAGAGTCAGTCTCTTCAGAGCCCCAGCCCGtcgcagctgcaggcagcccagatCCAAGTGCAGCATGTGCAGACTGCCCAGCAGATCCAGGCTGCAGAGCTACAGGAGGAGCACATACAGCACCAGCAGATCCAGGCCCAGCTTGTGGCAGGACAGGCCATTACTGGTGGCCAGCAGATCCAGATCCAGACAGTTGGGGCACTGTCACCCCCACCTTCCCAACAAGGCTCCCCACGCGAGGGAGAGAGGCGGATCAGCTCTGCGAGCGTCCTTCAGCCGGTGAAGAAGCGCAAAGTGGATATGCCTATTACTGTGTCCTATGCTATTTCAGGGCAGCCAGTTGCCACAGTGCTGGCCATTCCTCAGGGCCAGCAGCAAAGTTATGTCTCTCTAAGGCCAGACTTATTAACAGTGGACAGTGCCCACCTGTACAGTGCCACTGGGACCATTACTAGCCCCACTGGAGAGACGTGGACCATCCCTGTTTACTCTGCTCAGCCACGTGGTGACCTTCAGCAGCAAAACATAACCCACATTGCCATCCCTCAGGAGGCCTACAACGCCGTCCACGTCAGTGGCTCCCCCACAACTCTGGCTACAGTGAAGCTGGAAGATGACAAGGATAAGATGGTGGGAAGTACTTCAGTAGTGAAGAACTCTCATGAGGAAGTGGTGCAGACTCTTGCTAATTCGATCTTTCCAGCACAGTTTATGAATGGCAACATCCACATTCCAGTGGCAGTGCAGGCTGTGGCAGGGACATACCAGAATACAGCACAGACAGTGCACATATGGGACccacagcagcaacagcagcagcccacaccacaagagcaggggcagcagcagcagctacaaGTCACTTGCTCAGTAAGTTAAAACTGCCTCTTAGTCTCAGTTGGTGATTAACAACTTACAAATGTTTTGGAGAGGGAGTGTGCCAGCAGACAGCTGGTGTCTGGGAAGCAGAGATGCATCTGTCCCAGAAGCCTGAATGTGACACAGGGCACTTGGGTATAAGACTTTAATGTGATAATGTTGGTTCATAGTTATAGGATTCAAAACATTCCAAAAGAAAGCACAGTCTTGATCTTAGTGTTAAAAATTAATAGATACATACTGATTGCCAGACTCTTCATAGCAGGCATTCTGAGATCTGCAGTATTTTCCTGAGCTGTTGCAGTGGACAGGCAGGGATAATTGCAGCCAAATAAGGTTTGCTAATGTGTACTAGTCATGGTCAGTTACTTTGTGTTGTGTTGCATGTGGGAGTCCACAGCAGATAGGGTGCCTGGGTAAAGTATTGAAATCTGACTTGTTGTGAGCAAACTTCCAGGATCAAATGTACTTTAGAGTACAtaagatatttaaaataaaataccctAAACATATACACAATTCCAGGGGGAAGGTACTCTCTCTCTAGGGGGGACAATAAAGCTACTAGAGGTGAACCATCATGGTTTTGGGAGTTGACCCTCTCAAAACTGTGAAACTGAGAAAGAATTtgcctgcctgccctgtgctgtcctgTGGCATTGTGCTTCTAGGGGATCTGGGCAAGTTGCAGCAATTTTGGTTTATTTGTGAAAAATGCAGGTTTGTTAAGAAGCACGTGCCAGTTCAGCAGACTCATGTCAGCCAATGTCCAGCCTTCACACTGGACAGAGGTGTCTGTGAGGTTAGGGCAGAAGGCTGTCTCTTGGATTGGGCTGATGGAGGGAGTTGGCTCTGGAAAGCTTTCAGCTCTCTGGAGATTAATGTGGCAGCACTGGAGGAGagcagaggctcagtcctggctCCTGCAAAGACAAGGTGTCAGGACACCCTTGGACTCGTGAAGGCAGAGAGGCTTTGCTTCACAACTCAGTCACCATCTGCCTTGATTAAAGCTGGGCCTTCTCAGGCagtctctgctgcagctgcaggggctgagaaGCAAGAAGCTAATAAGAGCTGATGCAGAGAATAAAAAGCCAGCCAGAGCGAGTTGGAAGGCTCCAGTCTGAGGCTCTTGCAGACTTTGCCTCTTAAGCTGTTGGTTTTTTATACTAAGGTACAGGTATTTAAAGTCTTGATGCTGTTTTCCTATGCCATGGGCTCTAGTTCTGTGAGAGCAGCTTCCACTAATATTGATACTTAGCAGTATCAAAGGAAAAGCTGCTTTTTGGAGTAGCTCTTAAGGAAAAAGCAAAACTGCTTTGATACAAGAATTGCTATTTCTGTAACATTCAGGGTACCAGTGAGAGTTTGACTAAGGTCTGTAAAGCTGTTAATTGAGGTAGTTATGAGATTCTGTGGCATGGGATTGAAAACCTGTAGTGATGAATGCAGAGTGAGTGCAGCTGAAGGGCTTGCTGCAGGTTTTAGATTGGTGCTGTTGGTTGCCTGACAAATAAGTTTCAGTTTGAGATTAAAATTCTTGATGACCTAAGGTCCCACTGCAAAGTAAATTTCCAAAGGGTCTGGAGATGCCTTAGGTCTGTAATAAGTCATGCAGTCGCTCTTCACACAATAATAGCTAGTCCCCATTAATAATATTTGATATTTTGAGAACATTGCATTGAAATTGAATCAATGTTTTGATGCTGTGTTCTAGTATTACTGCTTTATACCTTTTACAAATGAATTCATCTTATTTATCACTATGCTAAGAACAGAATGCATTTATTATGTGTGCCTGTTATGTACTGCTTAAAGAAGAGAGTCTGCACAGGGAGGGATGGCAGTGGTGTATGGCATGTGATTGTACCCAGGACCTTCCTTAGGGCAGTCTAGGTGTGGAGCAGCAGTGGTGAGTAAAGCTGGTGGCACCTTCCTGTTCAGGGCTGGTGGTCTCTGTGGGCTGCTCTTGTAGTGAGATGGATTTCAGTGGCAATTCAGAGTGACAAGTGAGCTGAAAAGATGGATCTGTCCGTTCAAACTGGAAGAGTTTTTGGAGTGTAGAATATTCTTTTGTGAGCAGCAATTCAGGTCAAACAGCAAAAGTTGCATTCCTTGGATTAATTTCTTGTTGGGAGTGTTGCAGAAGGTTGGTATCCTGGGGCTACAGGTTTTGTGGGATTCTTGGGTTTTGTCCAGCTGTTGCATGTTGAAGTGTGTGTATAAACTGAGGGTTTTCTTTCATAGGCTCAAACCGTTCAGGTTGCTGAAGTTGAACCACAGCCGCAGCCACAGACTTCACCTGAACTTCTACTTCCAAACTCTCTGAAGCCAGAAGAAGGTCTTGAAGTGTGGAAAAGCTGGGCACAGACCAAGAATGCAGAGCTGGAAAAAGAAGCCCAAAATAGACTAGCACCTATTGGAAGTAAGTGCCGTTGACAATATGGCCTTTGTTTCCTTTCAAGTAGGATTAGGAGTGACTAAAATGTTACGTGTGTGCTGCTCTGGAAAACCCTTTTGTTTAATCAGTGATTGTtcctaaatttaaatttaatttactcTGCAGTACTAATTATTGTGTAttcccagtgccacaggacaTGTATTAGCTCTGTGCTGAGCCCTCTTGAGCCCCCGGGCTGACAGCAATAGAAAAGGGCACTGCGTGGCTGTGGTGATGGACAAATCTGTCTGTCCAGGCTGGTAGAACAGTCATGGAGTTGCTGGTTTGCTGTTGCTGCAGGGCAGCATTTCGCTGGGGACATGGTGAAAGAAGGCAATAGTCAAACATTTGGTAGGGCAGAGGATCTTCCTATCAAACTCTTTCCTGTTTTATCTTTTATTATTTCTGACAGCCTAAGGTCTGGATTTATTTCAACTTGCATTAGTATACTGGGAGAATTGAGGTAGTGCTGGACCTGCCAGATAGAATGGAGACATGGGAAATCTTTCCTGAAATGTAGGAAATAATATGGCTTTATCACTTCAATAATatagctttgttttgtttttccagggCGTCAGCTGCTGAGGTTCCAGGAAGATCTCATCTCCTCAGCTGTGGCTGAGCTGAACTATGGCCTGTGCTTAATGACACGAGAAGCTCGGAATGGTGACGGTGAACCCTATGATCCAGATGTGCTCTACTACATCTTCCTGTGTATTCAGAAGGTAGGATGGgacagctccatgtgctgcagaACTGTCCCTGTTGTCAGCATGTGTAGGGGGTCTCCTGGTTATAAAAATAGAGACTGTGACTTCTATTAAGCTTACCAACAATTTTataagaaaaaaatctctttgctTAAAAACCTTGAAAACATGAGATGACTTTTCTGTCCTTACTGCAAGCAAGGCTTTAGTCTATGAGTTAAGTTTGTGAATAATGGAGTTCAGTATCACAGTGAAAGTAATAAATCCATTTTGCTTTTTTTGATCGGGAGGAGAAGGGTTGCATGATGACAACTTTAAAGAAGTTGTCAATGTCAAGACTTAAATTTAGTTGAAGCTTTAACAGGCAAGAACTTAGCTTTATGTGCTGTGGGAAGTATGAGCTGTCTggaagagctgcaggaacagagcTGCACTTGAACAGGGAAATTGAGCATCCTTGTTGTTAACCTAAAAAAGTAGCATCCACTAGTCTTGTGAAATAACTAGAAGTGAACACACCTGAAATAAAAGGTGAAGTCCAATCAGCTTTACTTTGTAAGatagtttttcctttttctgtcctGGCGTTGCCATGATAGTAATGGAGATTGCCTACCCTGTATTCGCCTTGGTGCAAGAGTACTCACTCTTTAGTAAACTGTGTTAGCCTTCAGTGCTGTGCTGTAAAATGCTCAGCTGAGGATGTGGGCCCTTAGGATGAGGTCAGCTCTGAGGAACACACTTGCTGCCACTGTACTGGGCTGTTGTGATCTCTTACAGTATCTCTTTGAAAATGGCCGAGTCGATGACATCTTCTCAGATCTCTACTACATTCGCTTCACTGAATGGCTGCATGAAGTTCTTAAGGACATACAGCCCCGTGTTTCACCTCTTGGTAAGGGCTATTGTTTAAGAACTTTAAAACTTCCTAGAGCTTGGAATGTTTAAACTGAACCTATAGCATGAATGTAGTCTGAATGGAAACCTTTTTGAAGTATGTAACATCCCTAGGCTAGCTAATGCTGGTCAGGGAGAAAAAAGTGATGTTTGCAGTGAATGCTGGGGTTACTGCAGTTGTCAGGCTCTAACCCTGACTGTCATTGAGCAGTATTTGTCTGTCACTTGTCACCAATCAGAAGGCACATTGTGGGGACTTTGTAGTGTCATAAGATTGGCTTACTTGGCAGGGAGCTGATCCTTGATTTGAATCAGGTTTCTTCATATGAAGTGGTAATACATCCTGCCTCTAATATGTATTGTTTCTTTGGGAGATAATACAGCAGTGTCATAGTGCCATGCAGCCAGATGGATACTGTCTGCAGAACCAACTGAGTGtgaaaggaaaaaacaatgagTGAATAAAGCCTCCAGTGCTGCAGTCAGTTGCAGCTCAACCTTATGTTTAGGAGATCATGGCAACAGGGATGGGGGAGGCAGTTCCAGAGGAGATAAATTTTGACATAGTACTGTATGAGAACTAGGTAAAAATTGCATTTTCAGAGCATGGAAACCTGGTTTCTCATTGCCTCATTCCCTTTGATATGTTTGGACATGAGTGAAGAAGTTAATTCTTATGTTCAGTAAAGTAGTTGATGTTACAGGCTATGTGGCTAAGTGGCACCATGAGTtttggaatccttttgttttcagtcTGGCTGTTTGATCAGTGCTTTGACATTCCACAAGCCTCACAGTTCATACTGCTGTCTTTCTGTTTATCTGTGTATTTGGAGTGTAGTATTTTTCTTCtacacaaaggggaaaaaatatctGAGAATCAAAGGATTACTCACGTGTCCAAATACATCACTTGGCACTGTGTGCTCACTGAAGCTGTGCACAGGGCCAAGAACTGATTTGTTACACTGGCCTGCCTGCTCTCACATATTATTGGATTAAGAGCATCTGCATTGGAGCCAAGCCAACAATTAAAAGCTTTTAAGTGCATATTCTTTCCTCTATGGGCTGGGATGTATAGGCACGTTGCACAAGCATACTCTCCACAGCTAGAGGTTGATGGATACGTACAAGTGTTTCCTAACTGTACCTGCTATTTAAAAAGTTACTTGCAGAGCACTGAATCTTGGCATTAGTGAGAatctcttctttctccttctgtCAAGATTTGTATGCTCTCCAGTATTTACAGACTGTAACATGCTGCCTGTGCTCATGTTGTGTCTGTCCCCTGGTATGATGCTGACCTCTGATTATTGCAGGTTACATCCTCTCCAGTCATGTAACAGAAGAGATGCTGTGGGAGTGTAAGCAGCTTGGAGCTCACTCCCCTTCCACCTTGCTCACTACACTGATGTTTTTTAATACAAAGTAAGTACTCAGGTCTTAGGAAGTCTTGGGGAATAAAAGAACTTCAGAGACCTTAACAGGATTGGTGTGAAACTGCTGCACTGCATGGGCCAAAATCACAAGTTTCAGGTGGTTGCACACAAAGCCCACTTGTAGCTTCATCAGACAAAGATGCACTATAACAAGGAAGTGAGCTAGCAGAGGGCAGACTGAACCTGGGGCTTTTGTATGCTTTGCTACTGGAAGAGTCCTTAGCCCAGTGGCTGGTTTGCAGCCTGCTCATGGTGACTAAAGATGACTACCTTGCTGTTGTGACTGTGTCCCTTGCTTGTCTCTGAATGTCCTGTGTTCTGTTCTTGCTGCTCAGATACTTCCTGTTGAAAACAGTAGACCAGCACATGAAGCTGGCcttctccaaggtgctgaggcagACCAAGAAGAACCCTTCTAATCCCAAGGATAAAAGCACGAGTATCCGCTACATGAAGGCTCCAGGCATGCACCAGACAGGACAGAAAGGTAGTGTCCAGGAGGTTTCTTTGGTAATATTTTACTTACTTGGGCTTGAAGAAGTGGATGAACTTGGAGATGTTTGCAGGTAGGGAATCCAAGGCTCTGCAGTGGATCCTGGCAGTATGTGTTTTCCATGCATTCTCTCCAAGAGAGGGTAGTACCTTCTAATCATAACCCTGGGGACATACCTTGCCCGAGGCATGTGGGACTCATCAACAACTAAGGATAATTTTTTTGttacttttgtttgtttttttttttttttttttatgggcaaAGAGACTATTGGGTGTAAGTGCTTATGAAGAGATGGAGAAAATTCTTTGGGAGGGCTTCTCTTTCCTTGATTCATGTGAACTCATAAGAATTCCTATGTAAGTACAATCTATCCTCTTAAAAGCACAGGATGCAACTGAGGCTTTGCAGTCTCAGTAGTGATATTTCCCTCATTTGGTGCACTGGTTGAGGAGAAGTGGAAAGAAGGATATGGATGGGTTGTGATCTCCTATGGCCTTAGGATATAGCAAGCTCTGCATAATGCTTTTAAGCCTTTATAGCCAGGTGCCTCTGCCCTGGAACAGCCATATGTCTCTTGCTAGCTCTTGTATGGTGACAAGGTGCTGCAGTGTTGAGGCTCTGTGGTGTGCTGTGCTTACACAGAGTGTCTGACAGACTTCTGGGGGGCTGGTTTGTAGTTACAGATGACATGTATGCAGAGCAGACCGAGAATCCAGAGAACCCCCTGAGGTGTCCCATAAAGCTGTATGACTTCTACCTCTTCAAATGGTGAGAGCTCTCATTGTGTGTGTGGTGCTTGTCTTCTGTGCCTGGGGAGCTGCACCCTGTGCCTGGCTGAGTTTGCTGTGATACCACTGGCACAATTTCTGTGTTCCATAAGTTTACTTAAATGGAGAGGGGTGCTGATGTGAGAGAGTGGGATTAACTCTGGTGGCATGTAAATAGAATTTTTGGGGTATTTAAAAGACAAATCCTGATTTGTGAACTGGCTGCTCTTAATCTTGAACATTTGCTGTGTTGACATGAACTTGTTCTTCTGCTTGTGAGTTGCAAGTCATCTGGAAGCATCCATTACTGAAGGTAGGATTAGGGTCCTATTCAGACTAGCTTCTGAACAAAAATAAGGACTTGCAATGGAGATTGGAGTGTGCCTTAAAGGACTAATCTCTAAATTATGATGATTCTGAAATTTAATGTAATGGTTCATCTGCACAGATGGATCTGCAGGTAGCCTGAAAGTGAAAATGCCCCATCCTTTCTTCACTCTGCAGGACCCCTAAAGCCATGTGTGTGTTATGCTTACTAGTGTGAAATAAAAACTACTTTGTTGTAGTCCTCACCATGGCTTTTTAACCTTGGCACATCCTAAAACTTCAGAATGAATGTTACCCCTAGATGT
This region of Melospiza melodia melodia isolate bMelMel2 chromosome 10, bMelMel2.pri, whole genome shotgun sequence genomic DNA includes:
- the QRICH1 gene encoding transcriptional regulator QRICH1 — encoded protein: MNNSLENTISFEEYIRVKARTIPQHRMKEFLDSLASKGPEALQEFQQTATTTMVYQQGGNCIYTDSTEVAGSLLELACPVTTSIQQQTQPEQQIQVQQPQQVQVQVQVQQSPQQVSAQQLSPQLSVHQASEQPIQVQVQIQGQAQQQASQTIQSQSLQSPSPSQLQAAQIQVQHVQTAQQIQAAELQEEHIQHQQIQAQLVAGQAITGGQQIQIQTVGALSPPPSQQGSPREGERRISSASVLQPVKKRKVDMPITVSYAISGQPVATVLAIPQGQQQSYVSLRPDLLTVDSAHLYSATGTITSPTGETWTIPVYSAQPRGDLQQQNITHIAIPQEAYNAVHVSGSPTTLATVKLEDDKDKMVGSTSVVKNSHEEVVQTLANSIFPAQFMNGNIHIPVAVQAVAGTYQNTAQTVHIWDPQQQQQQPTPQEQGQQQQLQVTCSAQTVQVAEVEPQPQPQTSPELLLPNSLKPEEGLEVWKSWAQTKNAELEKEAQNRLAPIGRRQLLRFQEDLISSAVAELNYGLCLMTREARNGDGEPYDPDVLYYIFLCIQKYLFENGRVDDIFSDLYYIRFTEWLHEVLKDIQPRVSPLGYILSSHVTEEMLWECKQLGAHSPSTLLTTLMFFNTKYFLLKTVDQHMKLAFSKVLRQTKKNPSNPKDKSTSIRYMKAPGMHQTGQKVTDDMYAEQTENPENPLRCPIKLYDFYLFKCPQSVKGRNDTFYLTPEPVVAPNSPIWYSIQPISREQMEQMLTRILVIREIQEALAVANASTMH